The bacterium genomic interval CCCCTGGCCCCCCCCTGAAGGGGGGGGTGTTGAAGCGGCGTCGCCCCCCCTCAAACGGGGGGTGAGGAGGCGTTCCAGCGCCTCCAGGCAGAGCACCGTCGTGGCGTGGGCGCCGGTGCCGAAGGCCATGCCGGGGTCCAGCTCAATCACGAGGTCACCCGGGCGCGCCAGCTCGGGCTGTTCGGCCGGCGGCCAGTCGCGCCAGGTGGGCTTGATGACGAGGCGCTGCCCGACCCGTGTCGGGTGCCAGTAGGCCTTCCATGACTCGGCCCAGTCCTGGTCGTCCACATTGCGCTCGGAACACTCTGCGTGGCCTCCCTCCAGCAGTTCCTCCGGTAGCGCGGCGAGGCGCTCGGCCAGCTCCTGCCGGCGCGCCGGCAGGCGGCCGTCATCGGGCAGCCACGCCCACAGAGTGGCCCCTTCCGGCGTATCCTGCGAAGCGCAGCCGCCGGCGAGGTCCTGCAGCATCGCGGCGACCGCCTCGGCGGCGTTCTGGGGGCAACGGATGGTGAGCTCGCGCCACTGCATGGTGTGTGCCGCGTGGGCGGGTGCGTCCTCGAACCCGCGACTTGGGTTGCGGGTTCGAGGACGAACCCGCCTACGCGTCGCCTTTCAGGGTGTCTCGGAGGCGGTCGAACAGGCCCTTGTGATTGCTGGGGGCCGGGGGCTCATGTCCAAAGGCCTCGGCCAGTTGCTCGAACAGCTCGCGTTGCTCGGGGGTCAGGCGCTCGGGTGTGACGACCCGGAGCGTGATGACATGGCGCCCGCGGCCGCGTCGGCGCAACTGCGGCACGCCCTTGCCGGGGAGCACGATCTCGGCGCCCGACTGCGTGCCGGCGGCCACCTGGATCTCAGTCTCACCCTCCAGCGTCGGCACGGTCAGTCGGTCGCCCAGGGCGGCCTGCCAGAAAGCGATGGGCACGGTCGAGTGGATCGTCGGGCCGTCGCGGGTGAAGAGCGGGTGGCGGGCGACGCGGATGCGGACGTAGAGGTCGCCGGCATGACCGCTCTCGCCCATGTCGCCGCCGCCGGAATACTGGATGTGCTGCCCGTCCTCGATGCCCGGGGGGATCTCGACGGTGAAGGGCTCGGTACGGCGGGAGATGCCCGAGCCGCCGCAGGTCTCGCAGGGGTCGGTGATGAGGGTACCCCGGCCCCGGCACTGGGGGCAGGTGACCACTGTGGCCATGGTGCCGAAGAAGCTCTGCTGGAGCTGGCGGACGCGGCCCTGGCCGGCGCAGGTCTGGCACGGGGTGGGAGTGGAGCCGGGCCGGGCGCCGGAGCCCTGGCAGGTCTCGCAGGTGACGCGCCGGGTCAGCTCGATCTCCCGCGAGGCGCCCGTGAGCACCTCTTCCAGCTCAATCGTCAGCTCGTGCTGCAGATCGCGGCCGGGGGTGACGCGCTCGCCGCCGCCGAACCCGAAGCCGAAGGCCTGGTTGAACAACTCGAAGATGTCGAAGCCCTGGGGGGCGCCGAAGTCGCCACCGTTGTGGCCATAGAGGTCATAGCGCTGGCGCCGCTCCGGGTCGCTGAGCACGGCGTAAGCCTCGCCCAGCTCCTTGAAGCGTTCCTCGGCGTCGGCGTGGGAGTTGACGTCGGGATGGTGTTCCCGGGCAAGTCTGCGATAGGCGCGCTTGATCTCCTCGGCGGAGGCGCTGCGCTCGACTCCCAGGACCTCGTAGTAATCCTTCGGCATGGTGGTGTCTGGCTTCCACTCGTCCGCCCGGGGGGCCCTGCACACGGATTGAGCGCCAGGTCATGGCGCTCAGGGACGACGCCGGGCCGGCGGAGGGCTACCCGTCCTCGCCTGCCGGCTCCCAGTCCTCATTCGGCTCCTCGGTCTCTTCGTCCTCTTCGTCCTCCGCCTCGTCCTCTTCCTCTTCCTCGTCGTCGGCGAGTTCCTCGTCGTCGTCCGAGTCGTACTCGTCTTCGGCCCCGTCCTCATCCTCGTCGGCCCCGTCGAGGCCGAGCAGAGCGGCCTCGACGACCTCGGGAGCGGCCAGATCGCCGGGCTCAGCGGCGGCCAGCGCCTCGGGCGCCTCCTCGGGCTCCGGCGGGGCGTCGGAGATCTGGATCAGCCCGGCGGCAATCTCGTGCAGCGCGATGGTCAGGGAGTTGCGGGTCGGCAGGTTGACCAGCGGCGGCGCGCCATCCTTGAGCTGCTTGGCTCGCTTGGCCGCGGCCACGACCACGGTGAAGCGGCTGCCGACGCGGTCCACCAGCTCTTCAATCGGGAAAGGTCTCACAAAACTCCTCCTTGGCCCGATGCGTGCTGACACGCAGGGTCACAGGTGAATCGGAACATACAGTATACCGGGACCAGGCAGAGCCGTCAAAAGGAATTATCGCTCTCACGTCGGGCCGCAGCGGGTGCGCTTGACAGCGCCCCGGGCGCTGCTATACTCGTGATACAGCGTCTGCTGTACTGTCAGTCCGGCAGCCCATCTCACAGCCCGCGGCCTCCCCGGCCGCACCATCGCACTACGTCGCTGGCCGGCCACACCGCCGCATCGGGCCCCCCGGCCCGTCCTGCCCGGTCTTCTGGTTGGTGATCACTCCGTGCCGACACTGCTTGAACGCCTGGGACGGGCGCTGTGGCAATCCGATCGCCCCGTCTGCTGCGACCCTTCGTCCCCGGCCCTGCATATCGCCGTCCGTTGCGACAGGTGCGGCGAGATCATACGCACTCGCGCCGAAAAGGCCTACGAGCTCGAGGCCGAGTATGAGCTTGGCAACGGGCACGCCCTGACCGACGACGACGATGACCCCAAGCCCTCCGGCTACGTACTGCACAAGGAACTGGTGGGGGCCGGGTGCCAGAACCTCATCCACCTCGTCATCCATCTGGATGCGCACCGCACCGTGACCGCCCGCCACATCGAGGGCGGGCAGTTCGTGGAGTTCCAGGATTGCGAATGACCGGCGGCGCGCCGGAAGTTCCCGCATGCGATGAGCGATCCCCAGCCCCCTGAGACCCCTGCGCCGTCACCTGCCCCCCGCCCGCCTGTGTGGCGGGTGGCGCTGTTCACGCTGCTGGCCCTCGGCTTGCTCGCCGGGCTACCCTACCTGCGCGGCGTGCCGCCCCTGGTGGGCAGCATCGCGGCGACGGTGCTGTTCCTGCTGCTCACCCTGTTGGTGATACGCGAGACCGCGCAGTTCCCGCTGGCGCCACTCGCCGACGGCTTCGGCCTGGCGGCGTGCCTGGCGCTGTGGGCCGCGGCCGGTGAATGGCTGGAGATCGCGCCGCACCTGAAGCCGCTGCTGGGCGCGGCGGCCGGTCTGCTGTTCCTGGGGGCCTGCCTGTTCTTCGGTCGGCTGCTGTCCCTGATCGTCCGCGAGCGCAACATGCTGCTCCCGGTGGCCATCATCGCCGGTCTGGCCGACATCTTCACCGTCTTCTTCGGGCCCACCGGCAAGACGCTCGAGCACGCGCCGCACATCGTGCAGAAGCTCTCGGTCGGCATCCCCCAGGTTGGCTCGGCGACCGGGGCCCAGGGCGGGGCGGGGCTGTCGCATATCGCGACCGCCGGCCTGGGCGATTTCGTCTTCCTGACCTTCTTCCTGGTCGGCGCCTACCGCTTTGGCCTGCGCGGCAAGCGGACCTTCTGGATCATCTTCGCCCTGACGCTTCTGGGCATGGGTGCGGTGCTATATGTGCCGGGCCTGCCTGCCGCACCGCTGCTACCGTTCATCGTGACCGGCTTCCTGGTTGCCAACGCCCGAGCCTTCCACCTGTCGCGCACCGAGAAGGCGTACATCGCCATCGCCATCTGCTTCATCGTCGCCCTGCTGGCGGCGGTGGCGCTGCTGATGCGGCGGCTGTAAGGCGGAGCGCGGGCTTTCCAGCCCGCGTTTGGCCGTGTTGCGGGCTGGAAAGCCCGCGTTCCAGGCACGAAAACGGCCGCAGCGCTCCCACGCGCTGCGGCCGATGTGTTCCCCCAGACTGTCTGAACCCGGCTACATCGCCTTGTTCACCAGGTCGCTGACCGAGACGATGCCCTGGACCTTCTTGTCGAAGATGACCGGGCAGCGCGACAGGCCCATGTTGGCCATCAGTCGCGCCACATACTTGACGTCCAGGTCCGGGTTCACCACCACCAGGGGCTTGCTGTGAATCTCGTGCACCTTGACCTCGTTGGGGTCGAGGCCCGCGGCCATCACCTTGTAGGCGATGTCGCGCTGGGTGACAATGCCATAGGCATCGTCGGGGCTGCGCCGGTCCACGATCAGCGCGCGCACACCCTTCTCCTTCATCAGCCGCACCGCCTCCGCCACCGGAGCCAGCCCGTCCACCATGATGACACCTGTGGTCATGACCTCTCGTGCCGTCGGCATGAAGCTTCACCTCCTCGAGTTATGCGCCCGTTGGACAATTCCCTCTCCGCTCCCGCTCACCTGCGGCGACATGACTGCCCGACGCAACATTCTCGGGCTGTAGAAGCCATGCAAGTCCCCACAGACAGGCGGTCTTGACCTCGATCCATCGCGAGAAGGGGCCCAGCCCCGGGCAGCGAACTAGTCGCCAACATCGAACACACGCGGTGACTCCCATGCGATGGCTTCCGCTACTGTGCGCACTCCTCGCCCTGGCTCTCACACCCCTCCATGCTGCTGACGCCACCGAACGTCGCGGCCTGTGGGTCGGGGGCGGGACCTTCAACACGCCCGAGGCCGTGGCTGACGCGGTGGACCGGGCTGCCGCCGCGCACCTGAATGCCCTCTACCCGCTCGTATGGTACAACGGCGGGCAGGCCTGGTACCGCAGCAAGCTGTGCCCGCTGGCCGACAAGGTGGACCCCGGCTTCGACCCGCTGGGCCACATGATCGCCCTGGCCCATGCCAGGGGGCTGCAGGTCCACGCCTGGTTCGTCAACGGCAGCTACGGCTGGAGCAGTAAGGGCGTGTTCGAACAGCACCCGGACTGGGCGATGCAGACCGGACGGCCCGCGAAGCCCGGATGGTACGACCTGGGCCGGCCCGAGGTGCGGCGCTTCGAGACCGACGTCACGATCGAGTGCCTGCGCAACTACGACCTGGACGGCCTGCACTTCGACTACATCCGCTACGGCGGCCAGGAGTACTGCTACTGCGCGCACTGCCAGGAGGAGTTCGCGCAACGCAGCGGCCTGCCGCCGCTGGCCGGCGGCGGGAAGCTCTTCCCGGTCGCCCTGTCCAGCGGCGGCAACCCGCTGGGCAAGCCCAGCACCGCACAGGTGCTGGCCACCTTCGATGACGGCGTCCCCGCCATCACGCTCAACAAGCTCGGGCAGGGCGAAGCGGCGCTGCTGAACTGGCAGGCCAGCCGGCCGGCCAACCCGGCGGTGGATGATACGGTGCGGCGGCTGCTGCAACGCTTCGGGGCGACGGCACAGAGCTTCTGCCAACTCCGCACGACGCAGACGAACGCCAAGTACCGGGCGGAGACCCAGGCCGAGGGCCTCGAATGGCTCGGCGCTCTGGGCTTCAAGGCCCGGGCGCTGGACGAGACGAAGGTGAGCGACGTGCCGGCCGGCGGAACGGTGCTGCTGTACGCGCAGTACTACCTGAGCGAGGAGACAGCAGCGTGGCTCAAGGAGTTCGTGGCCGCAGGAGGCCATGCCCTATTCGTGGACGGGCCGGTGTTCGCGATCAAGCTCCCGGACCTGCAGGCCGTGCTGGGGCTGACCGGCACCGCCCCCTACTTCCACGGTCTGCGCGTCATCAGCCCGACACCCGGGCAGGACTTCCTGCAGGTCGGGCCGCCGGTGGACGCCGCGGTGGAGAAGGAGCGGCTGGCGAAGTGGGTCGAGTACCGCAAGTGGACCGTGTCCGAACTCGTGCGCAGCGTGTACCGCGAGGCCAAGCAGATCAAGCCGAAGGCAGAGGTCTCCGCGGCCGTCTTCTACAACCGCCAGTCCGCCGATGCCGTCTGCCAGGACTGGTACGGTTGGCTCAAAGAGGGTATCATTGATTACGTCATCCCGATGGCGTACCTGATGGACAATGCGAAGCTGCGCGAGGCCCTGGAGGAGTGGCGCGCGGCCGACCCGCAGATGGCCCGGATCATCCCCGGCCTGAGCATCTACATGAGAGAGGGCGGGAACACGTCCTCGCGCCCGCGCGAGTTGGTGCTGTCGCAGGTGGAGCTGTCACGCTCCCTGGGGGCCCGGGGCAACGTGTTCTTCGCCAGCAACTACCTGAATGCTGATCTGACCGCAGCCCTGTCCGGCGGGCCCTACGCCACAGTGGTTCAGCCCTACACCCCGGGGACCCAATGATGAGTGAACTGGATGTTCTGGCCATCGGTAGCGCCCTGGTCGAGTTGACGCCCCGCAAGCTCGGGGTGGACCTCGTCCATGCCCATGAGTATGAGGCCCTGCCCTCCGGCGCCACCTCGAACTTCTGCATCGCCCTGGCGAAACTGGGCACGAGTGTCGGGCTGGCGACGCGGGTGGGTGATGACGAGTTGGGGCAGTGGCTGCTGTCCCGTCTCCGGGAGCTGGGCGTGGACACGTCCCCGGCACGCGCGGTGGCAGGGCAACTCACCCCCGTCTCGCTGTGCTGGATGGACCAGGGCGGCGCGAAGACCTTCTACTTCTACCGCTTCGCCGGGCACTGCGACCCGATGCAGGAATTCGGGCGCGAGCCGCTGACGGACGACGAACTCAGGCAGGCACGGCTCTTTGACTTCAGCGAAGCTACCATCCGCTCCGAGCCGCTGCGCTCGTTGTCGCTGGACCTGGCGCGGCGAGCCAGGGCCCTGGGCCTGCAGGTGGCCTACGCGATGAACTACCGCGCCTCGCAATGGCGCGAGCCGCTGGAGCAGGTCGTGGCCGTGCAGCGCGAGGCCCTGGCGCTGGCCGACATCGCGGTGATGAACGTCGAGGAGGCGGCCCTGGTGGCCGGGGCCCAGGGAGGGGTATCGGCACAGCCGACAGAGACCCCGCCACTCATGCCTCCGGCGGC includes:
- a CDS encoding 50S ribosomal protein L11 methyltransferase; this encodes MQWRELTIRCPQNAAEAVAAMLQDLAGGCASQDTPEGATLWAWLPDDGRLPARRQELAERLAALPEELLEGGHAECSERNVDDQDWAESWKAYWHPTRVGQRLVIKPTWRDWPPAEQPELARPGDLVIELDPGMAFGTGAHATTVLCLEALERLLTPRLRGGDAASTPPPSGGGQG
- the dnaJ gene encoding molecular chaperone DnaJ, whose product is MPKDYYEVLGVERSASAEEIKRAYRRLAREHHPDVNSHADAEERFKELGEAYAVLSDPERRQRYDLYGHNGGDFGAPQGFDIFELFNQAFGFGFGGGERVTPGRDLQHELTIELEEVLTGASREIELTRRVTCETCQGSGARPGSTPTPCQTCAGQGRVRQLQQSFFGTMATVVTCPQCRGRGTLITDPCETCGGSGISRRTEPFTVEIPPGIEDGQHIQYSGGGDMGESGHAGDLYVRIRVARHPLFTRDGPTIHSTVPIAFWQAALGDRLTVPTLEGETEIQVAAGTQSGAEIVLPGKGVPQLRRRGRGRHVITLRVVTPERLTPEQRELFEQLAEAFGHEPPAPSNHKGLFDRLRDTLKGDA
- the rpoZ gene encoding DNA-directed RNA polymerase subunit omega: MRPFPIEELVDRVGSRFTVVVAAAKRAKQLKDGAPPLVNLPTRNSLTIALHEIAAGLIQISDAPPEPEEAPEALAAAEPGDLAAPEVVEAALLGLDGADEDEDGAEDEYDSDDDEELADDEEEEEDEAEDEEDEETEEPNEDWEPAGEDG
- a CDS encoding CBS domain-containing protein, which gives rise to MPTAREVMTTGVIMVDGLAPVAEAVRLMKEKGVRALIVDRRSPDDAYGIVTQRDIAYKVMAAGLDPNEVKVHEIHSKPLVVVNPDLDVKYVARLMANMGLSRCPVIFDKKVQGIVSVSDLVNKAM
- a CDS encoding family 10 glycosylhydrolase, whose product is MRWLPLLCALLALALTPLHAADATERRGLWVGGGTFNTPEAVADAVDRAAAAHLNALYPLVWYNGGQAWYRSKLCPLADKVDPGFDPLGHMIALAHARGLQVHAWFVNGSYGWSSKGVFEQHPDWAMQTGRPAKPGWYDLGRPEVRRFETDVTIECLRNYDLDGLHFDYIRYGGQEYCYCAHCQEEFAQRSGLPPLAGGGKLFPVALSSGGNPLGKPSTAQVLATFDDGVPAITLNKLGQGEAALLNWQASRPANPAVDDTVRRLLQRFGATAQSFCQLRTTQTNAKYRAETQAEGLEWLGALGFKARALDETKVSDVPAGGTVLLYAQYYLSEETAAWLKEFVAAGGHALFVDGPVFAIKLPDLQAVLGLTGTAPYFHGLRVISPTPGQDFLQVGPPVDAAVEKERLAKWVEYRKWTVSELVRSVYREAKQIKPKAEVSAAVFYNRQSADAVCQDWYGWLKEGIIDYVIPMAYLMDNAKLREALEEWRAADPQMARIIPGLSIYMREGGNTSSRPRELVLSQVELSRSLGARGNVFFASNYLNADLTAALSGGPYATVVQPYTPGTQ
- a CDS encoding sugar kinase codes for the protein MSELDVLAIGSALVELTPRKLGVDLVHAHEYEALPSGATSNFCIALAKLGTSVGLATRVGDDELGQWLLSRLRELGVDTSPARAVAGQLTPVSLCWMDQGGAKTFYFYRFAGHCDPMQEFGREPLTDDELRQARLFDFSEATIRSEPLRSLSLDLARRARALGLQVAYAMNYRASQWREPLEQVVAVQREALALADIAVMNVEEAALVAGAQGGVSAQPTETPPLMPPAAALRGLGPAVIAVTAGAAGVTVVTPDEAEHVPAEPVEVRYDIGAGDTFHAGFIAALLRGRDPVTAARLGSAAAALRISRAADMRSLPTWEETLGQAGEPPDDGELTLEGAPL